From one Nematostella vectensis chromosome 7, jaNemVect1.1, whole genome shotgun sequence genomic stretch:
- the LOC116604740 gene encoding von Willebrand factor A domain-containing protein 5A-like isoform X2, translated as MCYKKQHYVNGQLQHHSAKKDPEKQYFTRFIAPQSFILTPFENSLFASLPLLLKETITMGDMNRGLICKKTKEKIPLQSIKVNAEITGYTAQVAAVLGYKNEGSNPIEAVYIFPLDEQAAVCGFQATIDGRTIVAEIKEKEEARGDYDDAISSGHSAFLLEESDESSDIFQMNVGNLPPNESATLQLKFVTELEVDEENGTVQFVLPTVLNPRYTPVDQQPSISTEIPASSVAKPYSFEFQMNVKSGSAITEISSTSHKLCFQPDPSDNCHASVTLAESHTFRRDVEIQIKSEDPFVAHALVEPGLPRPSDAPEDKTRGLAISTEFLQKPVAMVNFVPAFKADDLTCGEFIFVVDRSGSMNRGGIKDAARTLQLFLKSLPDGCYFNIVGFGSSYKTLFSKSKTYNDETLKTATNHAAHLAADLGGTEILEPLRWVYSQSLIEGAPRQLFLLTDGEVGNSAQVISLVAENASTARVFSFGIGDGASTELIKGVARAGHGSAEFVRGQDKLQVKVIKTLKRALQPALTNVALSWALPDGWKLQEVQSKLPPVFKGERLIAYGVFKNLNNDSNAKGIGHATVKATLQEGREAKHIENTVKFVLLPNQENSLVLHRLAAKRFISSSQSALHKQDIIQLSKTASVASKFTSFIAVDSKSHKPVTGAMVRKVIPDSISQRINYSPPAMMCLRASLPGGRGGKSRIGNITPCHVMADDDSGSDEDDWEKEEAQPKSPPQKSLSSKKSLKQKLMRKAEAKPCAPRPPLPAKASHAQCSLPPPPPPPCEYQQSAPGASSDKLMTLVDLQKACGSWELTDALAACLNVSKDVLVNAKPQSIPDLGSDIWATVLVLVWLSGKFFNRKDEWEMIANKSKRWLKSSLPSGVDYGKLMGDAFHALEI; from the exons ATGTGCTATAAAAAGCAACATTACGTCAATGGTCAACTTCAGCACCACTCAGCAAAAAAAGACCCGGAAAAACAATACTTCACTCGCTTCATTGCTCCACAGTCATTCATTCTCACTCCCTTTGAGAATAGTCTTTTCGCGTCCCTTCCCTTGTTGTTAAAAGAAACAATTACGATGGGTGACATGAATCGTGGTTTGATCTGCAAGAAGACAAAGGAGAAAATCCCGCTGCAGAGCATCAAAGTCAACGCGGAAATTACTGGCTATACAGCGCAAGTGGCTGCTGTGCTAGGGTACAAGAACGAGGGTAGCAACCCTATAGAAGCAGTCTACATTTTCCCCTTGGACGAGCAAGCGGCTGTGTGCGGTTTTCAGGCTACGATCGACGGTAGAACGATCGTAGCGGAGATCAAAGAAAAGGAAGAAGCGAGGGGTGACTACGACGACGCGATCAGCAGCGGTCACAGCGCTTTTCTCCTAGAGGAAAGCGACGAAAGCTCTGATATCTTCCAAATGAATGTTGGGAACCTTCCGCCTAATGAGAGCGCAACGCTGCAGTTGAAATTTGTTACAGAGTTGGAGGTCGACGAAGAAAATGGCACAGTGCAATTTGTACTGCCTACTGTATTGAATCCGCGCTATACCCCTGTTGATCAACAGCCTAGCATTAGTACAGAGATCCCTGCATCTTCTGTCGCCAAACCCTACTCATTTGAATTCCAAATGAATGTAAAATCTGGCTCCGCAATCACAGAAATCAGCTCAACCTCTCACAAGCTTTGTTTTCAACCCGACCCCAGTGACAACTGTCACGCTAGCGTGACATTGGCCGAGTCACACACGTTCAGGCGTGACGTTGAAATACAGATTAAGAGTGAAGACCCTTTTGTTGCTCATGCTTTAGTTGAGCCAGGTCTACCCCGCCCTTCAGACGCACCTGAAGACAAAACCCGTGGCCTAGCCATTTCAACAGAGTTCTTGCAAAAACCTGTAGCTATGGTGAATTTTGTGCCGGCATTCAAAGCTGATGATTTGACTTGTGGTGAGTTTATCTTTGTTGTCGACCGCAGTGGTAGTATGAATAGGGGTGGAATCAAGGATGCAGCCCGTACCTTGCAGCTCTTCCTTAAAAGCCTCCCTGATGGCTGCTATTTCAACATTGTTGGCTTTGGTAGCAGCTATAAAACATTGTTTTCTAAGAGCAAGACATACAATGATGAGACGCTGAAGACTGCAACTAATCATGCAGCTCATTTGGCAGCAGATTTGGGTGGTACTGAGATCCTTGAGCCGCTACGCTGGGTGTATAGCCAGTCACTCATCGAAGGTGCACCAAGGCAACTTTTTTTGCTCACTGATGGGGAGGTTGGCAACAGCGCCCAAGTAATCTCACTGGTGGCTGAAAATGCCTCTACTGCAAG GGTGTTCTCGTTCGGCATTGGAGATGGGGCATCAACAGAGCTGATCAAAGGCGTGGCCAGAGCTGGGCATGGATCTGCGGAGTTTGTCCGTGGACAGGACAAGTTGCAAGTCAAG GTTATAAAGACACTGAAGAGAGCCCTACAGCCTGCCCTGACAAATGTGGCACTTTCATGGGCTTTACCAGATGGATGGAAGTTACAAGAAGTCCAATCAAAGCTCCCACCAGTATTCAAGGGTGAAAGACTGATAGCTTATGGGGTATTCAAGAACCTAAACAATGATTCCAATGCCAAAGGAATTGGTCATGCCACTGTAAAGGCAACACTTCAAGAGGGTAGAGAAGCAAAACACATTGAGAACACTGTCAAGTTTGTGCTTCTTCCAAATCAAGAGAACTCCCTTGTCTTGCATCGACTTGCAGCTAAGAGATTCATTTCCTCCAGCCAATCTGCATTACATAAACAAGACATCATACAACTTAGCAAAACAGCATCTGTAGCATCCAAGTTTACGTCATTTATTGCTGTTGACAGTAAAAGTCATAAGCCTGTGACAG GTGCAATGGTCAGAAAAGTGATACCTGACTCCATTAGCCAGAGGATCAATTACTCCCCTCCAGCCATGATGTGTTTAAGAGCAAGCTTACCTGGGGGGCGTGGTGGAAAAAGTCGTATTGGGAATATCACCCCATGTCATGTGATGGCTGATGATGACTCTGGCAGCGATGAAGATGATTGGGAAAAAGAAGAAGCCCAACCAAAAAGCCCACCCCAAAAAAGTTTGTCATCAAAGAAATCATTGAAGCAAAAATTAATGAGGAAAGCAGAAGCAAAACCTTGTGCACCACGACCACCGCTACCAGCAAAAGCATCACATGCTCAATGCTCTTTACCTCCTCCCCCACCGCCACCATGCGAGTACCAGCAATCAGCCCCAGGAGCATCAAGTGACAAGCTGATGACATTGGTTGATCTGCAAAAGGCTTGTGGTTCATGGGAACTTACTGATGCTCTTGCTGCCTGCTTAAATGTCTCTAAGGATGTCCTGGTGAATGCCAAGCCACAGTCCATTCCAGACTTGGGTAGTGACATCTGGGCAACAGTGCTTGTTCTTGTTTGGCTATCTGGAAAGTTTTTTAACAGGAAAGATGAATGGGAGATGATTGCTAACAAGAGTAAGCGCTGGCTCAAGTCTTCCTTGCCATCTGGTGTGGATTATGGCAAGCTTATGGGAGATGCATTCCACGCCTTAGAAATATAG
- the LOC116604740 gene encoding von Willebrand factor A domain-containing protein 5A-like isoform X1, with protein sequence MCYKKQHYVNGQLQHHSAKKDPEKQYFTRFIAPQSFILTPFENSLFASLPLLLKETITMGDMNRGLICKKTKEKIPLQSIKVNAEITGYTAQVAAVLGYKNEGSNPIEAVYIFPLDEQAAVCGFQATIDGRTIVAEIKEKEEARGDYDDAISSGHSAFLLEESDESSDIFQMNVGNLPPNESATLQLKFVTELEVDEENGTVQFVLPTVLNPRYTPVDQQPSISTEIPASSVAKPYSFEFQMNVKSGSAITEISSTSHKLCFQPDPSDNCHASVTLAESHTFRRDVEIQIKSEDPFVAHALVEPGLPRPSDAPEDKTRGLAISTEFLQKPVAMVNFVPAFKADDLTCGEFIFVVDRSGSMNRGGIKDAARTLQLFLKSLPDGCYFNIVGFGSSYKTLFSKSKTYNDETLKTATNHAAHLAADLGGTEILEPLRWVYSQSLIEGAPRQLFLLTDGEVGNSAQVISLVAENASTARVFSFGIGDGASTELIKGVARAGHGSAEFVRGQDKLQVKVIKTLKRALQPALTNVALSWALPDGWKLQEVQSKLPPVFKGERLIAYGVFKNLNNDSNAKGIGHATVKATLQEGREAKHIENTVKFVLLPNQENSLVLHRLAAKRFISSSQSALHKQDIIQLSKTASVASKFTSFIAVDSKSHKPVTGAMVRKAHPKSLPPKSLPPKSLPRRCLARPCTRPPPPEYRAPSPGVCCRPPSPPLLPLKTLPRHCLARSCTRPPPPEYRAPSPGVCCRPPSPPPLPLGKKASRPCPPPPPPEYRAPSPGVCCRPPSPPPLPLGKKAPRPCPPPPPPEYRAPSPGVCCRPPSPPPLPLRMKASRPCPPPPPPEYQQSAPGASSDKLMTLVDLQKACGSWELTDALAACLNVSKDVLVNAKPQSIPDLGSDIWATVLVLVWLSGKLFNRKDEWEMIANKSKCWLKSSLPSGVDYGKLMGDAFHALEI encoded by the exons ATGTGCTATAAAAAGCAACATTACGTCAATGGTCAACTTCAGCACCACTCAGCAAAAAAAGACCCGGAAAAACAATACTTCACTCGCTTCATTGCTCCACAGTCATTCATTCTCACTCCCTTTGAGAATAGTCTTTTCGCGTCCCTTCCCTTGTTGTTAAAAGAAACAATTACGATGGGTGACATGAATCGTGGTTTGATCTGCAAGAAGACAAAGGAGAAAATCCCGCTGCAGAGCATCAAAGTCAACGCGGAAATTACTGGCTATACAGCGCAAGTGGCTGCTGTGCTAGGGTACAAGAACGAGGGTAGCAACCCTATAGAAGCAGTCTACATTTTCCCCTTGGACGAGCAAGCGGCTGTGTGCGGTTTTCAGGCTACGATCGACGGTAGAACGATCGTAGCGGAGATCAAAGAAAAGGAAGAAGCGAGGGGTGACTACGACGACGCGATCAGCAGCGGTCACAGCGCTTTTCTCCTAGAGGAAAGCGACGAAAGCTCTGATATCTTCCAAATGAATGTTGGGAACCTTCCGCCTAATGAGAGCGCAACGCTGCAGTTGAAATTTGTTACAGAGTTGGAGGTCGACGAAGAAAATGGCACAGTGCAATTTGTACTGCCTACTGTATTGAATCCGCGCTATACCCCTGTTGATCAACAGCCTAGCATTAGTACAGAGATCCCTGCATCTTCTGTCGCCAAACCCTACTCATTTGAATTCCAAATGAATGTAAAATCTGGCTCCGCAATCACAGAAATCAGCTCAACCTCTCACAAGCTTTGTTTTCAACCCGACCCCAGTGACAACTGTCACGCTAGCGTGACATTGGCCGAGTCACACACGTTCAGGCGTGACGTTGAAATACAGATTAAGAGTGAAGACCCTTTTGTTGCTCATGCTTTAGTTGAGCCAGGTCTACCCCGCCCTTCAGACGCACCTGAAGACAAAACCCGTGGCCTAGCCATTTCAACAGAGTTCTTGCAAAAACCTGTAGCTATGGTGAATTTTGTGCCGGCATTCAAAGCTGATGATTTGACTTGTGGTGAGTTTATCTTTGTTGTCGACCGCAGTGGTAGTATGAATAGGGGTGGAATCAAGGATGCAGCCCGTACCTTGCAGCTCTTCCTTAAAAGCCTCCCTGATGGCTGCTATTTCAACATTGTTGGCTTTGGTAGCAGCTATAAAACATTGTTTTCTAAGAGCAAGACATACAATGATGAGACGCTGAAGACTGCAACTAATCATGCAGCTCATTTGGCAGCAGATTTGGGTGGTACTGAGATCCTTGAGCCGCTACGCTGGGTGTATAGCCAGTCACTCATCGAAGGTGCACCAAGGCAACTTTTTTTGCTCACTGATGGGGAGGTTGGCAACAGCGCCCAAGTAATCTCACTGGTGGCTGAAAATGCCTCTACTGCAAG GGTGTTCTCGTTCGGCATTGGAGATGGGGCATCAACAGAGCTGATCAAAGGCGTGGCCAGAGCTGGGCATGGATCTGCGGAGTTTGTCCGTGGACAGGACAAGTTGCAAGTCAAG GTTATAAAGACACTGAAGAGAGCCCTACAGCCTGCCCTGACAAATGTGGCACTTTCATGGGCTTTACCAGATGGATGGAAGTTACAAGAAGTCCAATCAAAGCTCCCACCAGTATTCAAGGGTGAAAGACTGATAGCTTATGGGGTATTCAAGAACCTAAACAATGATTCCAATGCCAAAGGAATTGGTCATGCCACTGTAAAGGCAACACTTCAAGAGGGTAGAGAAGCAAAACACATTGAGAACACTGTCAAGTTTGTGCTTCTTCCAAATCAAGAGAACTCCCTTGTCTTGCATCGACTTGCAGCTAAGAGATTCATTTCCTCCAGCCAATCTGCATTACATAAACAAGACATCATACAACTTAGCAAAACAGCATCTGTAGCATCCAAGTTTACGTCATTTATTGCTGTTGACAGTAAAAGTCATAAGCCTGTGACAGGTGCAATGGTCAGAAAAGCCCACCCAAAAAGCCTACCCCCAAAAAGCCTACCCCCAAAAAGCCTACCCAGACGTTGCCTTGCTCGACCTTGCACACGGCCACCGCCACCCGAGTACCGAGCACCTTCTCCAGGTGTATGCTGCCGTCCTCCTTCTCCCCCACTGCTACCATTGAAGACCTTGCCCAGACATTGCCTTGCTCGATCTTGCACACGGCCACCGCCACCCGAGTACCGAGCACCTTCTCCAGGTGTATGCTGCCGTCCTCCTTCTCCCCCACCGCTACCATTGGGGAAGAAAGCATCTCGACCTTgcccaccgccaccgccacccgAGTACCGAGCACCTTCTCCAGGTGTATGCTGCCGTCCTCCTTCTCCCCCACCGCTACCATTGGGGAAGAAAGCACCTCGACCTTgcccaccgccaccgccacccgAGTACCGAGCACCTTCTCCAGGTGTATGCTGCCGTCCTCCTTCTCCCCCACCGCTACCATTGAGGATGAAAGCATCTCGACCTTgcccaccgccaccgccacccgAGTACCAGCAATCAGCTCCAGGAGCATCAAGTGACAAGCTGATGACATTGGTTGATCTGCAAAAGGCCTGTGGTTCATGGGAACTTACTGATGCTCTTGCTGCCTGCTTAAATGTCTCTAAGGATGTCCTGGTGAATGCCAAGCCACAGTCCATTCCAGACTTGGGTAGTGACATCTGGGCAACAGTGCTTGTTCTTGTTTGGCTATCTGGAAAGTTATTTAACAGGAAAGATGAATGGGAGATGATTGCTAACAAGAGTAAGTGCTGGCTCAAGTCTTCCTTGCCATCTGGTGTGGATTATGGCAAGCTTATGGGAGATGCATTCCACGCCTTAGAAATATAG